In one window of Xylanibacillus composti DNA:
- the atpB gene encoding F0F1 ATP synthase subunit A — MHELPIWEIGGLNLDLSTIGTTIVSAVIVFILARLAVRNLSVENPGKLQNFMEWVVEFVQGIVASAMPLKKGKGLIALGLTLIMFIFISNLLGLPFAVITDHKEPVTLMGYDLVSQEAIDRAKEKGSDYAHVLWWKSPTADLSVTLGIALIVFVIVHYLGFTRNRHHYLKHYFEPYWFFFPLNLIKEIFKPITLGLRLFANIFAGEILIATIIMAGVFGIPIMIAWQGFSIFIGAIQAFLFTILTMVYIAQASIHEEH; from the coding sequence ATGCACGAATTGCCCATATGGGAGATTGGTGGTCTGAACCTTGATTTATCGACAATTGGCACGACCATCGTTTCTGCCGTTATTGTCTTTATTCTGGCGCGCCTGGCAGTGAGAAATCTATCAGTTGAAAATCCTGGCAAGCTGCAAAATTTCATGGAATGGGTCGTGGAATTTGTACAGGGGATTGTGGCAAGCGCCATGCCTCTGAAGAAGGGGAAGGGCTTGATTGCGCTTGGCTTAACCTTGATTATGTTTATCTTTATATCCAACCTGCTCGGTCTGCCGTTCGCGGTTATTACAGACCACAAGGAGCCAGTAACATTGATGGGCTACGACTTGGTTTCGCAAGAAGCCATTGATCGGGCAAAAGAGAAGGGTAGCGATTATGCTCACGTGTTGTGGTGGAAGTCGCCGACGGCGGATTTGTCCGTTACACTAGGGATTGCCTTGATAGTTTTTGTGATTGTTCACTATTTAGGCTTTACGCGTAACCGGCACCATTATCTCAAACATTATTTCGAGCCTTATTGGTTCTTCTTCCCGCTGAATCTGATCAAGGAAATCTTTAAGCCGATCACGTTGGGGCTGCGTTTGTTCGCCAACATTTTCGCGGGTGAAATTCTGATCGCCACCATTATTATGGCGGGGGTGTTCGGGATTCCGATCATGATCGCTTGGCAGGGCTTCAGTATATTTATCGGTGCCATCCAGGCATTCCTGTTTACGATTTTGACGATGGTTTACATCGCACAGGCTTCTATACACGAGGAGCATTAA
- the atpE gene encoding F0F1 ATP synthase subunit C, whose protein sequence is MEFLAAAIAVGLGALGAGFGNGMIVSKTVEGISRQPELRGTLQTTMFIGVGIVEVVPLIGVVLAFLMFFG, encoded by the coding sequence ATGGAATTTTTGGCAGCAGCAATTGCGGTAGGTCTTGGCGCACTGGGCGCAGGTTTTGGTAACGGTATGATCGTGAGCAAGACGGTTGAAGGGATTTCCCGTCAGCCTGAGCTTCGCGGTACGCTGCAGACGACGATGTTTATCGGTGTTGGTATCGTCGAGGTTGTGCCTTTGATCGGCGTCGTATTGGCGTTCCTGATGTTCTTTGGCTAA
- a CDS encoding AtpZ/AtpI family protein has translation MKGQKSQDNPWKTLGWTSLIGLEVAVCITAGYFGGAFLGSRTGEPAWKIVGVLVGLAVGILSIVLLIKRYLEEANE, from the coding sequence ATGAAAGGCCAGAAGAGCCAAGACAACCCATGGAAGACACTGGGCTGGACGAGCCTGATCGGTCTGGAAGTGGCTGTTTGCATAACAGCCGGATATTTTGGAGGCGCTTTTCTAGGCAGCCGCACGGGAGAACCTGCGTGGAAAATTGTGGGGGTGCTGGTCGGTTTGGCTGTTGGTATCCTCAGCATCGTGCTGCTAATCAAGCGTTACCTGGAGGAAGCGAATGAATGA
- a CDS encoding ATP synthase subunit I has protein sequence MNDLSALLRILLRVYLIWLAGCLLIWAFLPDTKPFMAGLILGSSISLINAQLLNVKIIQLTRLVLENQARRFSLGYLSRASLVLIAVMAALKLEQFEVLATAIGIFFTPVASFFIGFISNINHKSNR, from the coding sequence ATGAATGACCTTTCGGCCCTGCTTAGAATCTTGCTCCGCGTCTATCTGATATGGCTTGCGGGTTGTCTGCTGATATGGGCGTTTCTGCCAGACACGAAGCCATTCATGGCCGGTTTGATTCTAGGATCCTCGATCAGTTTGATCAACGCCCAACTCCTGAATGTAAAGATTATCCAATTAACCCGCTTGGTATTGGAAAATCAAGCACGGCGTTTCAGCCTCGGCTATTTATCCAGAGCGAGCCTTGTGTTAATCGCCGTGATGGCAGCACTCAAGCTTGAGCAGTTTGAGGTGTTGGCGACCGCGATCGGCATTTTCTTCACTCCGGTTGCATCCTTTTTTATTGGCTTCATTTCCAATATAAACCACAAAAGCAATCGCTGA
- a CDS encoding F0F1 ATP synthase subunit delta, which produces MSTVGIAAKRYARALFEAASERGIVDQVNQELETAVKLITENEEYWKFLEHPGISMEDKLSVLNQSLEKHVSELVLHTLQLLVQRHRQKAIRAVWEQFVKIAGEALGQARATVTSPARLSDDELSKIADAFGKLTGKKLQIQQVVEPSLLGGVQVRIGDRVYDGSLKTKLADMEKTIMRSQAQ; this is translated from the coding sequence ATGAGCACGGTAGGGATTGCCGCGAAACGTTATGCGCGTGCATTGTTCGAGGCGGCTAGCGAGAGAGGCATTGTCGATCAAGTCAACCAGGAGCTCGAGACGGCTGTCAAGCTGATCACGGAAAACGAGGAGTACTGGAAGTTTCTTGAGCATCCGGGCATCTCGATGGAAGATAAGCTGTCCGTACTCAACCAAAGCTTGGAGAAGCATGTATCCGAATTGGTGCTGCACACACTGCAGCTGCTCGTGCAGAGACATCGCCAAAAAGCTATCCGTGCGGTGTGGGAACAGTTCGTCAAGATTGCGGGAGAAGCGTTGGGACAGGCGAGAGCCACTGTCACCAGCCCGGCCCGACTTTCTGATGACGAGCTGAGCAAAATTGCGGATGCGTTTGGAAAGCTGACAGGCAAAAAACTGCAAATCCAGCAGGTAGTCGAGCCTTCTTTGCTTGGCGGGGTCCAGGTGAGAATCGGCGACCGCGTTTATGACGGCAGCTTGAAAACCAAGTTAGCCGATATGGAAAAAACGATCATGCGTTCACAAGCACAATAA
- the atpF gene encoding F0F1 ATP synthase subunit B, which yields MHLYWESIVFAIIAFGILYWLLNKYAFGPLFSIMEKRREKVVGELSEAEASRKQAEQYLAEQKQAVEDARKEAYEMLEQAKKTSSKQAEDILAQANAEAARLKEDALKEIENEKNKAVVALRNEVSAMSVLIASKIIEKQIDEKSQEELINKYLKEVGGNV from the coding sequence ATGCACCTCTATTGGGAATCGATAGTATTTGCGATCATCGCATTTGGTATCCTTTACTGGCTCTTGAATAAATACGCATTCGGTCCGCTCTTCTCGATTATGGAGAAGCGCAGGGAGAAGGTAGTAGGCGAACTGAGTGAAGCAGAGGCAAGCCGCAAGCAGGCTGAGCAATATTTGGCCGAGCAAAAGCAGGCGGTTGAGGATGCTCGCAAAGAAGCATACGAAATGCTTGAGCAGGCGAAAAAGACTAGCAGCAAGCAGGCAGAAGACATTCTTGCTCAGGCGAATGCCGAGGCGGCGCGCTTGAAGGAAGACGCCTTGAAGGAAATCGAGAACGAGAAGAATAAAGCTGTGGTTGCGCTTCGCAACGAAGTGAGCGCCATGTCCGTTCTGATTGCTTCCAAGATTATCGAGAAGCAAATCGACGAGAAATCGCAGGAAGAGCTCATTAACAAGTACCTCAAGGAAGTAGGAGGCAACGTATGA